The Oryzias melastigma strain HK-1 linkage group LG13, ASM292280v2, whole genome shotgun sequence genome window below encodes:
- the LOC112149018 gene encoding von Willebrand factor A domain-containing protein 5A — MQAKVMQSLKFALQPVVKDISVTWDLPEGVSATVLSPPITTIFQGQRSLLYAQLRGKSSQTDCSVTVNYTLADHPYKNQMQFDLNPAKDTGLTVHRLAARSLIRSLEVEERENRGKSDEDVKKKVVELSVQSGVSSGHTAFIAVNKDSGDAVQGPLVRRDVPTPGFFQPMMAKYCSAPMHSGSYTPLRGVLQEKKVKSSAPQASKFKMTFPFKLFGRGVKDQRTHHSIEAVCSFSDEMLFSPLPRYEIRSSCLKPDYIGCLPNRASEPEPPRRDPLLQLVSLPKASGCWMLDAALASVLGKTSKELEKSKPKKVSSEVWATILALTWLHGFKMDAKDEWELLAVKAASWVQAQNAPCVKECVDAANALLGCRVQKEALGLRRRN; from the exons ATGCAGGCAAAA GTGATGCAGTCACTGAAGTTTGCACTACAGCCTGTTGTCAAAGACATCTCTGTCACATGGGATTTACCAGAGGGAGTGTCTGCCACTGTCCTCTCTCCACCAATCACAACCATTTTccagggtcagaggtcactgcTTTATGCCCAACTCCGTGGAAAG agTTCACAGACTGACTGCAGTGTGACGGTGAATTACACTCTGGCAGATCATCCCTATAAGAACCAGATGCAGTTTGACCTGAACCCTGCAAAGGACACTGG GTTAACGGTCCACAGGTTAGCCGCTCGCTCTCTGATTCGTTCTCTGGAGGTTGAGGAAAGAGAGAACAGAGGAAAGTCAGATGAAGACGTGAAGAAGAAGGTGGTGGAGCTCAGtgtccaatcaggagtgagcagtGGTCACACTGCCTTCATTGCTGTCAACAAGGACAGTGGTGATGCTGTTCAAGGACCTCTGGTGCGCAGAGATGTTCCAACCCCTG gattttttcaACCCATGATGGCTAAGTATTGTTCGGCGCCTATGC ATTCTGGGTCCTATACGCCCCTAAGAGGAGTTT TGCAGGAGAAGAAGGTCAAATCTTCTGCACCTCAAG cttcaaagttCAAGATGACTTTTCCAT ttaaaCTTTTTGGCCGCGGAGTTAAAG atcagaGGACGCATCACTCTATAGAAGCTG tatgttcGTTTTCAGATGAGATGCTCTTTAGCCCTTTACCACGCt ATGAGATACGGTCTAGTTGTTTAAAACCTG ACTACATTGGGTGCCTGCCAAACA GAGCCTCTGAGCCCGAGCCGCCCCGCAGAGaccctctgctgcagctggtttCCCTCCCGAAGGCGTCCGGCTGCTGGATGCTGGATGCAGCTCTTGCCTCAGTGCTGGGAAAAACTAGTAAAGAACTGGAGAAGTCGAAACCTAAAAAG GTCAGCAGTGAGGTGTGGGCCACCATTCTGGCTCTGACCTGGCTTCATGGATTCAAGATGGATGCAAAGGATGAATGGGAGCTTCTGGCTGTGAAGGCTGCTTCATGGGTCCAAGCCCAGAATG ctcCATGTGTGAAGGAGTGTGTTGATGCTGCAAATGCACTGCTGGGCTGCAGAGTGCAGAAGGAAGCTCTGGGGCTCCGAAGAAGGAACTGA